From a region of the Impatiens glandulifera chromosome 4, dImpGla2.1, whole genome shotgun sequence genome:
- the LOC124936412 gene encoding uncharacterized protein At1g66480-like, with the protein MGNTLGGKRIVKVMKINGETIKFKTPIKAGDVTKDYPGHVLLESESVKQLGIRAKPLETWQELRHNHLYFIVELPTNNMVQQKADRPRRVRSGINMTAKDRLESLKMYRRSVSSITVVPSASDIPAEAGGGVRLKMRLPKAEVERLMRESKDEGEAAEKIIGLCMGGGRDGGGEDGKVTHRRHVQWDPEVSRRD; encoded by the exons atgggaaacaCTTTAGGTGGTAAAAGAATTGTAAAAGTGATGAAGATAAATGGCGAAACAATCAAATTCAAAACTCCGATTAAAGCGGGCGATGTAACAAAGGATTACCCCGGCCATGTTCTTCTCGAATCCGAATCCGTCAAGCAATTAGGTATTCGTGCTAAACCTTTGGAAACATGGCAAGAACTAAGACATAACCATCTTTATTTCATTGTTGAATTACCAACTAATAATATGGTTCAACAAAAAGCCGACCGTCCTAGGAGAGTTCGGTCAGGCATAAATATGACCGCAAAGGATAGACTCGAGAGCCTTAAGATGTATAGAAGGTCGGTTTCAAGCATCACGGTTGTTCCTTCCGCGAGTGATATTCCCGCGGAAGCTGGTGGCGGCGTGAGGTTGAAGATGAGACTGCCGAAAGCCGAGGTGGAGAGACTAATGAGAGAAAGCAAGGATGAAGGAGAGGCGGCTGAGAAGATCATCGGACTTTGTATGGGCGGCGGCCGTGACGGCGGAGGTGAAGATGGGAAGGTTACACATAGGCGGCATGTGCAATGGGATCCTG AAGTGAGTAGGCGAGATTGA
- the LOC124936790 gene encoding heavy metal-associated isoprenylated plant protein 22-like — MGALDHISQWCSVSATTDSLVSHRKRKVMQTVEIKVKLDCDGCERRVKNAVTNMKGVKTVEVNRKQNRVTVSGYVEPNKVLKKVRSTGKKRAKFWPYVPYNVVSFPYVQQAYDRKAPNGFVKNIVHMHPGPSEPVEPFTTMFSDDNPNACTIM, encoded by the exons ATGGGAGCTCTAGATCACATCTCACAATGGTGCAGCGTTAGTGCTACAACCGACAGCTTAGTAAGCCATCGCAAACGAAAAGTCATGCAG ACGGTTGAGATCAAGGTGAAGTTGGATTGCGATGGATGTGAACGAAGGGTTAAAAACGCTGTTACTAACATGAAAG GGGTTAAGACAGTGGAGGTTAACCGAAAACAAAATCGAGTGACGGTAAGTGGATACGTGGAACCAAACAAGGTCCTAAAGAAGGTGAGGAGTACCGGGAAGAAGAGGGCTAAGTTCTGGCCATATGTCCCTTACAATGTGGTTTCTTTCCCTTATGTTCAACAAGCATATGATAGAAAAGCCCCTAACGGTTTTGTGAAAAACATTGTCCACATGCATCCCGGTCCAAGCGAACCGGTTGAGCCGTTCACCACTATGTTTAGCGATGACAACCCTAATGCTTGTACCATAATGTGA
- the LOC124937105 gene encoding uncharacterized protein LOC124937105, translated as MAASTSFLISSSFLPLRPLHRNTPILSTSRTKAHNDGVNNGRLVDESMVVLRLRIHEMKLADKNYEPPAEWMWWEKQIYGDYDAFICDVIGLLQSQMMETRPAVVVGLSAILALSLPISAATVAFQMVRIVGGVLAGGVHFQ; from the coding sequence atgGCTGCTTCAACATCATTCCTAATTTCTTCCTCTTTCCTACCTCTCCGGCCACTTCACCGGAATACTCCTATTTTATCAACATCTAGAACAAAAGCCCACAATGATGGCGTCAACAACGGACGGCTAGTTGACGAAAGCATGGTCGTGTTAAGACTTAGAATTCACGAGATGAAACTCGCCGACAAGAACTACGAGCCACCGGCAGAGTGGATGTGGTGGGAGAAGCAAATTTACGGTGATTATGATGCTTTCATTTGTGATGTTATTGGGTTGTTGCAATCCCAGATGATGGAGACTAGGCCGGCGGTTGTGGTTGGATTGTCGGCGATTTTAGCTCTTAGTTTACCGATTTCGGCGGCTACGGTGGCGTTTCAGATGGTAAGGATTGTAGGTGGTGTTCTTGCCGGAGGAGTGCATTTTCAATGA